The proteins below are encoded in one region of Burkholderiales bacterium:
- a CDS encoding aspartate kinase, protein MWVVKLGGSLANYPEDLKRWLEMLAEMGRGRVVIVPGGSFFADWVREAQKKWGFDDTAAHAMGLRAMEQYGLMLCGLQKGFGLARTETEIRDLLRDNQVPVWLPVQTLASEDVAPSWDVTSDSLAAWLARRLKAERLVLVKSCSLHKGEADIAEISAQGIVDAAFPGFVDVAAFDVQLVGREDYAWVCSLLATAGAGIGGSRQ, encoded by the coding sequence ATGTGGGTCGTTAAGCTTGGCGGCAGTCTGGCCAATTATCCTGAAGATTTGAAGCGCTGGCTCGAAATGCTCGCTGAAATGGGCCGGGGCCGCGTGGTGATTGTCCCAGGAGGCAGCTTTTTCGCCGATTGGGTGCGCGAAGCTCAGAAAAAATGGGGCTTCGACGATACCGCGGCCCACGCCATGGGGCTGAGGGCCATGGAGCAGTACGGCCTCATGCTTTGCGGTTTGCAAAAAGGTTTCGGTCTTGCCCGCACCGAAACCGAAATTCGCGACCTATTGCGTGACAACCAAGTGCCGGTCTGGCTGCCTGTACAAACCCTCGCTTCCGAAGACGTGGCTCCAAGCTGGGACGTGACCTCGGACAGCCTTGCCGCTTGGCTGGCGCGCCGCCTCAAAGCCGAACGCTTGGTGCTGGTCAAATCCTGTTCATTGCATAAGGGGGAAGCAGACATCGCGGAAATTTCAGCACAAGGCATTGTGGATGCCGCTTTCCCGGGTTTTGTTGATGTCGCGGCTTTCGATGTGCAACTGGTCGGCCGAGAGGATTACGCCTGGGTCTGTTCGCTTTTGGCAACTGCCGGAGCAGGAATCGGCGGTTCGCGTCAGTAA